One genomic segment of Procambarus clarkii isolate CNS0578487 chromosome 34, FALCON_Pclarkii_2.0, whole genome shotgun sequence includes these proteins:
- the LOC123751595 gene encoding uncharacterized protein — translation MSQECLKNSVPIGGYHKNSVPIGGYHKNSVPIGGYHKISVPIGGYHKNSVPIGGYHKNSVPIGGYHKNSVPIGGYHKISVPIGGYHKNSNSVPIGGYHKNSVPIGGYHKISVLIGGYHKISVLIGGYHKNSVPIGGYHKISVLIGGYHKNSAPIGGYYKNSVPIGYHKISIDIHQSVPIGGYHKNSVPIGGYHKNSVPIGGYHKISVLIGGYHKNSEEEDEEKKDEEVEEEKEDEDGMKENRGGKG, via the exons ATGTCACAAGAATGCTTAAAG AACTCGGTTCCTATTGGTGGATATCACAAGAACTCGGTTCCTATTGGTGGATATCACAAGAACTCGGTTCCTATTGGTGGATATCACAAGATCTCGGTTCCTATTGGTGGATATCACAAGAACTCGGTTCCTATTGGTGGATATCACAAGAACTCGGTTCCTATTGGTGGATATCACAAGAACTCGGTTCCTATTGGTGGATATCACAAGATCTCGGTTCCTATTGGTGGATATCACAAGAACTCG AACTCGGTTCCTATTGGTGGATATCACAAGAACTCGGTTCCTATTGGTGGATATCACAAGATCTCGGTTCTTATTGGTGGATATCACAAGATCTCGGTTCTTATTGGTGGATATCACAAGAACTCGGTTCCTATTGGTGGATATCACAAGATCTCGGTTCTTATTGGTGGATATCACAAGAACTCGGCTCCTATTGGTGGATATTACAAGAACTCGGTTCCTATTGGATATCACAAGATCTCG ATTGATATCCACCAATCGGTTCCTATTGGTGGATATCACAAGAACTCGGTTCCTATTGGTGGATATCACAAGAACTCGGTTCCTATTGGTGGATATCACAAGATCTCGGTTCTTATTGGTGGATATCACAAGAACTCG gaggaggaggatgaagagAAGAAGGATGAAGAagtggaggaagagaaggaggatgaaGATGGAATGAAAGAAAATAGAGGTGGAAAAGGTTGA